In one Stenotrophomonas maltophilia genomic region, the following are encoded:
- a CDS encoding monovalent cation/H+ antiporter subunit A produces MLPSLPLLLALPFLMAAAVAAFPRSSRSTAAWLAALAPLGGLAILGWLTPAVLDGQIVRTLLPWLPQIGLDFHLRLDGLAWMFAGLVLGIGALVVLYARYYLSAQDNAHRFYCYLLLFMGAMLGMVLSGNLLLLMIFWEMTSISSFLLIGFWSHRQDAREGARMALVITGGGGLALLGGVLLIGRIVGSFDLDVVLAAGEQIRASALYPYALFLVLAGIFTKSAQFPFHFWLPHAMAAPTPVSAYLHSATMVKAGVFLLARLHPALAGSDLFFYTVSGIGALTLLIGAWNAIFQHDLKGLLAYSTISHLGLITLLFGLSTPMAVVAGVFHILNHATFKASLFMAAGIIDHETGTRDMRKLGGLRKLMPFTSALAIIASLAMAGIPLLNGFLSKEMLFAEAISAGGTETMRMAVSIAALLAGVFGVAYSLRFVHDTFFGPGPHGLDRVPHEPPRWMKVPVELLVVVCVAVGIAPALTVAPVLHAAAASILGSAMPEYSLSVWHGFNLPLAMSAIGVVGGIALYFGLRKLINLHAVTNTTTGRNVFHAQLDAVSALAMRLTNGIANGSLQRMLLGLVLVAIVVAAAPFVANPASPNWTAPQPIPLLGWALWLVMMGCAIATLRVYKQRLLAVLLVGGVGLMVALTFVFLSAPDLALTQLLVEMVTLVLMLLGMNYLPAQSGPERPRWRKRRDALIAVIAGSGLGALAYTAMTLPPNTMAGELVARALPEAYGQNVVNVILVDFRGFDTFGEITVFGIAALVVHALLRRTRMAPEQIMPGPPIKLPVPADLAQIMFPLTLTVSIFLFLRGHNAPGGGFIAGLVLAVPLLIQYVIQGTASVESRFGFDYIRCIGTGLLIALLSGSASMLFGVPFLTSGHLDLHLPLIGDVPLASAIGFDIGVYLVVFGGAMLMLSMMGTVKPSRTRTARKGEIDLQRRSARTGEMH; encoded by the coding sequence ATGCTCCCCAGCCTGCCTCTGCTGCTGGCCCTGCCGTTCCTGATGGCAGCGGCTGTTGCGGCCTTCCCCCGTAGTTCGCGCTCGACTGCTGCCTGGCTGGCGGCGCTGGCGCCGTTGGGCGGCCTGGCCATTCTCGGCTGGCTCACCCCGGCGGTGCTCGACGGCCAGATCGTCCGCACCCTGCTGCCCTGGCTGCCGCAAATCGGCTTGGACTTCCATCTGCGGCTGGACGGCCTGGCCTGGATGTTTGCCGGCCTGGTGCTGGGCATCGGCGCGCTGGTGGTGCTGTACGCGCGGTACTACCTCAGTGCGCAGGACAACGCCCACCGCTTCTACTGCTACCTGCTGCTGTTCATGGGCGCCATGCTCGGCATGGTGCTGTCGGGCAACCTGCTGTTGCTGATGATCTTCTGGGAAATGACCAGCATCAGCTCGTTCCTGCTGATCGGCTTCTGGTCGCATCGCCAGGATGCGCGCGAGGGCGCACGCATGGCGCTGGTGATCACCGGCGGCGGCGGGCTGGCCCTGCTCGGTGGCGTGCTGCTGATCGGGCGCATCGTCGGCAGCTTCGACCTGGATGTGGTGCTGGCGGCCGGTGAACAGATCCGCGCCAGCGCGCTGTATCCCTATGCCCTGTTCCTGGTGCTGGCCGGCATCTTCACCAAGAGCGCGCAGTTCCCGTTCCATTTCTGGTTGCCGCATGCGATGGCGGCGCCGACACCGGTCTCGGCCTACCTGCACTCGGCCACCATGGTCAAAGCAGGCGTGTTCCTGCTGGCGCGCCTGCATCCGGCACTGGCCGGCAGCGACCTGTTCTTCTATACGGTGAGCGGCATCGGCGCGCTCACCCTGCTGATCGGCGCCTGGAACGCGATCTTCCAGCACGACCTGAAAGGGCTGCTGGCGTATTCGACGATCTCCCACCTGGGCCTGATCACCCTGCTGTTCGGCCTGTCCACGCCGATGGCGGTGGTCGCCGGCGTGTTCCACATCCTCAACCACGCCACCTTCAAGGCCTCGCTGTTCATGGCCGCCGGCATCATCGACCATGAGACCGGCACCCGCGACATGCGCAAGCTGGGCGGGCTGCGGAAACTGATGCCCTTCACCAGCGCACTGGCGATCATCGCCTCGCTGGCCATGGCCGGCATTCCGCTGCTCAACGGCTTCCTGTCCAAGGAAATGCTGTTCGCCGAGGCGATCAGCGCCGGCGGCACCGAGACCATGCGCATGGCGGTGTCGATTGCGGCGTTGCTGGCCGGCGTGTTCGGCGTGGCCTACAGCCTGCGCTTCGTGCACGACACCTTCTTCGGCCCCGGCCCGCACGGGCTGGACCGCGTTCCCCATGAACCGCCGCGCTGGATGAAGGTACCGGTGGAACTGCTGGTGGTGGTCTGCGTGGCAGTCGGCATCGCGCCCGCGCTGACGGTGGCGCCGGTCCTGCATGCCGCTGCCGCCTCCATCCTCGGCAGCGCCATGCCCGAGTACAGCCTGTCGGTATGGCATGGCTTCAACCTGCCGCTGGCGATGAGCGCGATCGGCGTGGTGGGCGGTATCGCCCTGTACTTCGGCCTGCGCAAGCTGATCAACCTGCATGCCGTGACCAATACCACCACCGGCCGCAACGTGTTCCATGCGCAGCTGGATGCGGTTTCCGCACTGGCCATGCGCCTGACCAACGGCATTGCCAACGGCAGCCTGCAGCGGATGCTGCTGGGCCTGGTGCTGGTCGCGATCGTGGTGGCCGCCGCGCCGTTCGTGGCGAACCCGGCGTCCCCGAACTGGACCGCGCCGCAGCCGATTCCACTGCTGGGCTGGGCGTTGTGGCTGGTGATGATGGGCTGCGCGATCGCCACGCTGCGCGTGTACAAGCAGCGCCTGCTGGCGGTGCTGCTGGTGGGCGGCGTCGGCCTGATGGTGGCGCTGACCTTCGTGTTCCTGTCGGCACCGGATCTGGCACTGACCCAGCTGCTGGTGGAGATGGTGACCCTGGTCCTGATGCTGCTGGGGATGAACTATCTGCCCGCGCAGTCCGGACCGGAGCGGCCGCGCTGGCGCAAGCGCCGCGACGCGCTGATCGCGGTCATCGCCGGTTCCGGTCTCGGCGCGCTGGCCTATACCGCGATGACCCTGCCGCCGAACACCATGGCCGGTGAGCTGGTGGCGCGTGCCCTGCCCGAAGCGTATGGCCAGAACGTGGTCAACGTGATCCTGGTCGACTTCCGCGGCTTTGATACCTTCGGCGAGATCACGGTGTTCGGCATCGCCGCGCTGGTGGTGCACGCGCTGCTGCGCCGCACGCGGATGGCCCCGGAGCAGATCATGCCCGGGCCGCCGATCAAGCTGCCGGTACCGGCCGACCTGGCGCAGATCATGTTCCCGCTGACGCTGACGGTCTCCATCTTCCTGTTCCTGCGCGGTCACAACGCCCCGGGCGGCGGGTTCATCGCCGGCCTGGTACTGGCGGTGCCGCTGCTGATCCAGTACGTGATCCAGGGTACGGCATCGGTGGAGTCGCGCTTCGGCTTCGACTACATCCGGTGCATCGGCACCGGCCTGCTGATCGCCCTGCTCAGTGGCAGTGCTTCGATGCTGTTCGGCGTGCCGTTCCTGACCAGCGGGCACCTCGACCTGCACCTGCCGCTGATCGGCGACGTGCCGCTGGCCAGCGCGATCGGCTTCGACATCGGCGTGTACCTGGTGGTGTTCGGTGGCGCCATGCTGATGCTGTCGATGATGGGCACGGTCAAGCCCTCTCGAACCCGCACCGCCCGCAAGGGCGAGATCGATCTGCAACGCCGTTCGGCCCGCACCGGGGAGATGCACTGA
- a CDS encoding Na+/H+ antiporter subunit C, with the protein MELALATAIGVLTAIGVYLLLRARSFDVILGMTFLSYATNLLIFAGGRLVQGKAPVLQEGVESHLGNYTDPLPQALVLTAIVIAFAMTAVSIVLAMRSRSDNHSDHVDAHEPDDDAPPRQGEDRA; encoded by the coding sequence ATGGAACTGGCCCTGGCCACTGCGATCGGCGTGCTGACCGCCATCGGCGTGTACCTACTGCTGCGGGCGCGCAGCTTCGACGTGATCCTTGGCATGACCTTCCTGTCCTACGCCACCAACCTGCTGATCTTTGCCGGTGGGCGCCTGGTGCAGGGCAAGGCACCGGTGCTGCAGGAAGGCGTCGAAAGCCACCTGGGCAACTACACCGACCCGTTGCCACAGGCGCTGGTACTGACGGCCATCGTGATCGCCTTCGCGATGACTGCAGTGAGCATCGTGCTGGCCATGCGCAGCCGCAGCGACAACCACAGCGACCACGTGGACGCGCACGAGCCCGATGACGATGCGCCGCCGCGCCAGGGCGAGGACCGCGCATGA
- a CDS encoding monovalent cation/H+ antiporter subunit D, translated as MNHLVILPILVPLLGAALSLFVEHRRYGPKVQRTVAWTALAALAVVVGLLFADTAGGDIRVYLLGDWPSRLGIALVADRLSAWMLLTTLLLAIPCLLHACSGWDRRAPHFHALFQFQLVGLNGAFLTGDIFNLFVFFEVMLIASYGLLLSGGRGLRMRIGLHYVVFNVTASTLFLIALGLLYASLGSLNMAELSQRIAEVPPAQLTLVKATMGLLLLVFCAKAALMPLYLWLPESYARAPAAVAALFAIMTKVGLYAVLRVQMLWFGEDAGAMAGYGRDWLLWAGVATLVLGGLGALAAARLRVLISYLVIVSAATLFIAFAVGTPKVLSAGLYYLPHSSFVAAALFLVADLIRRRRGGASDRKEVIAPMPGKETPAVLFLIGAVSVAGLPPLSGFLAKAALLAGMPAQYTGAVWTAVLVSSLLVIMGLTRGGIRLFWRVPLPEPDAPPPRKAKLRRVELFAACILLAYGIGMTLAAAPLMRHTDATAAQLLQPGEYVQQLRATTPEIRQP; from the coding sequence ATGAACCATCTGGTGATCCTGCCGATCCTGGTTCCCCTGCTCGGCGCCGCACTGTCACTGTTCGTCGAGCATCGCCGCTATGGTCCGAAGGTACAGCGGACCGTGGCCTGGACGGCACTGGCGGCCCTGGCCGTGGTGGTCGGGCTGCTGTTCGCCGATACGGCAGGCGGTGACATCCGCGTCTACCTGCTGGGAGACTGGCCCTCGCGCCTGGGCATCGCGCTGGTGGCCGACCGGCTGTCGGCGTGGATGCTGCTGACCACCCTGCTGCTGGCCATCCCCTGCCTGCTGCATGCCTGCTCGGGCTGGGACCGGCGCGCGCCGCACTTCCATGCGCTGTTCCAGTTCCAGCTGGTCGGCCTCAACGGTGCGTTCCTCACCGGCGACATCTTCAACCTGTTCGTGTTCTTCGAGGTGATGCTGATCGCTTCCTACGGCCTGCTGCTGAGCGGCGGCCGTGGCCTGCGCATGCGCATCGGCCTGCACTACGTGGTGTTCAATGTCACCGCATCGACGCTGTTCCTGATCGCACTCGGCCTGCTGTACGCCTCGCTCGGCTCGTTGAACATGGCGGAGCTGTCGCAGCGCATCGCCGAGGTTCCGCCGGCACAGCTGACCCTGGTGAAGGCCACGATGGGCCTGCTGCTGCTGGTGTTCTGCGCCAAGGCCGCCCTGATGCCGCTGTACCTTTGGCTGCCCGAATCGTACGCGCGCGCACCTGCTGCGGTCGCTGCGCTGTTTGCGATCATGACCAAGGTCGGCCTGTACGCCGTGCTGCGCGTGCAGATGCTGTGGTTCGGCGAGGACGCCGGCGCGATGGCCGGATACGGACGCGACTGGCTGCTGTGGGCCGGCGTGGCCACGCTGGTACTGGGCGGCCTGGGCGCGTTGGCCGCCGCGCGCCTGCGCGTGCTGATCTCCTACCTGGTGATCGTCTCGGCCGCGACCCTGTTCATTGCCTTCGCGGTGGGCACGCCGAAGGTGCTCTCCGCCGGTCTGTACTATCTGCCACACAGCAGTTTCGTCGCTGCCGCGCTGTTCCTGGTGGCCGACCTGATCCGGCGCCGACGCGGCGGTGCCAGCGACCGCAAGGAAGTGATCGCACCGATGCCGGGCAAGGAAACGCCGGCGGTACTGTTCCTGATCGGCGCCGTGTCGGTCGCCGGACTTCCGCCGCTGTCGGGCTTCCTGGCCAAGGCCGCCCTGCTGGCCGGGATGCCGGCGCAGTACACCGGCGCGGTATGGACGGCCGTGCTGGTCAGCAGCCTGCTGGTCATCATGGGCCTGACCCGAGGGGGCATCCGCCTGTTCTGGCGCGTGCCGCTGCCCGAGCCGGACGCGCCGCCGCCCCGCAAGGCCAAGCTGCGCAGGGTCGAGCTGTTCGCTGCCTGCATCCTGCTGGCCTACGGCATCGGCATGACCCTGGCCGCCGCCCCGCTGATGCGCCATACCGACGCCACCGCCGCCCAGCTGCTGCAGCCGGGCGAGTACGTGCAGCAGTTGCGCGCGACCACACCGGAGATCCGCCAGCCATGA
- a CDS encoding Na+/H+ antiporter subunit E, whose translation MTAQRSLFRRLVPSPALSMMVVAFWLLMSDSFNLGQILLGLVLGVVVPLFAARLDREFARIGTLRPVPKLLCVTLWDILMSNIRVALQVLGPEKNIHPGFIWLPLDIANIHGIAALTSMITLTPGTVSAALSDDRRFLLVHVLHLEDPQALIDTIKQRYEAPLMEIFP comes from the coding sequence ATGACCGCGCAACGTTCCCTGTTCCGCCGCCTGGTACCGTCGCCCGCACTGAGCATGATGGTGGTGGCGTTCTGGCTGCTGATGTCCGACAGCTTCAACCTTGGCCAGATCCTGCTGGGCCTTGTGCTGGGCGTGGTCGTGCCGCTGTTCGCCGCGCGCCTGGACCGCGAGTTCGCCCGCATCGGCACGTTGCGCCCGGTACCGAAGCTGCTGTGCGTCACCCTGTGGGACATCCTGATGTCCAACATCCGGGTGGCCCTGCAGGTGCTCGGCCCGGAGAAGAACATCCATCCGGGCTTCATCTGGCTGCCGCTGGACATCGCCAACATCCACGGCATCGCCGCGCTGACCAGCATGATCACCCTGACCCCGGGTACGGTGTCGGCGGCACTCAGCGACGACCGCAGGTTCCTGCTGGTGCACGTGCTGCACCTGGAGGATCCACAGGCGCTGATCGACACGATCAAGCAACGATACGAAGCCCCGTTGATGGAGATCTTCCCATGA
- a CDS encoding K+/H+ antiporter subunit F yields the protein MTGFEVIQTTLVVCMHVVGLAMLLATWRLLRGPSVPDRILALDTLSVTAIAELMLFGMYLNSPIYFEAALVIAMLGFGSTVVLSKFVLRRDIVE from the coding sequence ATGACCGGTTTTGAAGTCATCCAGACCACCCTGGTGGTATGCATGCACGTGGTCGGACTGGCCATGCTGCTGGCGACCTGGCGCCTGCTGCGCGGCCCGAGCGTGCCTGACCGCATCCTCGCCCTCGACACACTTTCAGTGACTGCCATCGCCGAACTGATGCTGTTCGGCATGTACCTCAACTCGCCGATCTACTTCGAGGCCGCACTGGTGATCGCCATGCTCGGCTTCGGCAGCACCGTGGTGCTGAGCAAGTTCGTGCTGCGCCGGGACATCGTCGAATGA
- a CDS encoding Na+/H+ antiporter subunit G: MITAIQIGLSVLLLFGCFFILVGALGLVKLSTFFKRLHAPTKASTLGVGCVLVCSVCYHIFLGQDPQPRELLITVFLFITAPISAHMMAKAALSLLMETRPTLPGNERAAEEQLPPPEPARKEEQSPTR; this comes from the coding sequence ATGATCACCGCGATCCAGATCGGCCTGTCGGTCCTGCTGCTGTTCGGCTGCTTCTTCATCCTGGTCGGTGCGCTGGGCCTGGTGAAGCTGTCGACCTTCTTCAAGCGGCTGCATGCGCCGACCAAGGCCAGCACGCTGGGCGTGGGCTGCGTGCTGGTGTGTTCGGTCTGCTACCACATCTTCCTCGGCCAGGATCCGCAGCCGCGCGAGCTGCTGATCACCGTCTTCCTGTTCATCACCGCGCCGATCAGCGCGCACATGATGGCCAAGGCCGCGTTGTCGCTGCTGATGGAAACCCGTCCTACCCTGCCCGGCAACGAACGGGCTGCCGAAGAGCAGCTGCCGCCGCCGGAGCCGGCGCGGAAAGAAGAGCAGAGCCCGACACGCTGA
- a CDS encoding sodium:calcium antiporter, translating to MIAIAIAWFLLGLLLLGLGGDSIVKAVSGLAQRFGARPFTAGLLLLGVATSMPELVVNARALAVGQPELALGNAVGSSIANLGLTLAIAAIAAPLLLRARLQAVLWWSLLGAGVLLILFGLDGRLARWEGVVLLAGFVVMQAVLIRRGRSETADVQAAIARSALSRTSLPLNMLRVLVAVVALYWGARLVVGAAADFGVALGWTPLLVGLLPLAIGTALPEVATAIAAARRGHGDMVLGHVLGSSAVNLLLVIGAMAALQPLALPASFVRLELPALLAFALVLYPMLRGDLKISRGEGVILLVAFVGWFVLELLLVGAPAL from the coding sequence ATGATCGCCATTGCCATCGCCTGGTTTCTGCTTGGCCTGCTGCTGCTGGGGCTCGGCGGAGACTCCATCGTCAAGGCCGTTTCCGGCCTGGCCCAGCGCTTCGGTGCCCGCCCGTTCACGGCGGGTCTGCTGCTGCTCGGCGTGGCGACGTCGATGCCGGAGCTGGTGGTCAACGCCCGCGCGCTGGCCGTGGGCCAGCCGGAACTGGCGCTGGGCAACGCGGTGGGCAGCAGCATCGCCAACCTGGGCCTGACGCTGGCGATCGCGGCGATCGCGGCCCCGTTGCTGCTGCGCGCGCGCCTGCAGGCCGTGCTCTGGTGGTCGCTGCTGGGGGCCGGCGTTCTGTTGATCCTGTTCGGGCTGGATGGCCGCCTCGCGCGCTGGGAAGGTGTCGTGCTGCTGGCCGGCTTCGTCGTCATGCAGGCCGTGCTGATACGCCGTGGCCGCAGTGAGACCGCCGATGTGCAGGCGGCCATCGCACGATCGGCGCTGAGCCGCACCAGCCTGCCGTTGAATATGCTGCGTGTGCTGGTGGCCGTGGTGGCCCTCTACTGGGGGGCGCGGCTGGTCGTTGGCGCGGCGGCCGACTTCGGCGTCGCACTTGGATGGACGCCGCTGCTGGTCGGCCTGCTGCCGCTTGCGATCGGCACGGCCTTGCCGGAGGTGGCCACCGCCATCGCCGCCGCGCGGCGTGGCCATGGCGACATGGTGCTGGGCCACGTGCTCGGCTCCAGCGCGGTCAATCTGCTGCTGGTGATCGGCGCGATGGCGGCGCTGCAGCCGCTGGCCCTGCCGGCATCGTTCGTGCGCCTGGAACTGCCCGCGCTGCTGGCCTTTGCCCTGGTGCTGTATCCGATGCTGCGTGGCGACCTGAAGATCAGCCGTGGCGAAGGCGTGATCCTGCTGGTGGCGTTCGTCGGCTGGTTCGTATTGGAACTGCTGCTGGTGGGTGCACCGGCACTGTAG
- the hmgA gene encoding homogentisate 1,2-dioxygenase codes for MSTSITARGYQSGFGNEFATEAVAGALPVGQNSPQKVAHGLYAEQLSGTAFTAPRGSNRRSWLYRIRPAVTHGEFTPFAQSRLQCDFGSQPASPNQLRWSPLPLPELPTDFVEGLYTMGGNGSPDAHAGVGIHLYAANRDMVGRYFYDADGELLIVPQLGGLRLLTELGVIEIEPQQIAVIPRGVRFRVELPDGPSRGYICENYGALLKLPDLGPIGANGLANPRDFETPHAAFEDLDGEFELIAKFEGRLWRAPIDHSPLDVVAWHGNYAPYRYDLRRFNTLGSISYDHPDPSIFLVLHSPSDTAGTSNMDFAIFPPRWLVAQNTFRPPWFHRNIASEFMGLVHGAYDAKAEGFVPGGASLHNCMSGHGPDAPTFDRASSADLSKPDVVKDTMAFMFETRAVIRPTAQALDAGHRQADYQQCWAGLRNNFR; via the coding sequence ATGTCCACCTCCATCACCGCCCGTGGCTACCAGTCCGGTTTCGGCAACGAATTCGCCACCGAAGCCGTGGCCGGCGCGCTGCCGGTCGGGCAGAACTCGCCGCAGAAGGTGGCCCATGGCCTGTATGCCGAGCAGCTGTCCGGCACCGCCTTCACCGCGCCGCGCGGCAGCAACCGGCGCAGCTGGCTGTACCGGATCCGCCCGGCGGTGACCCATGGTGAGTTCACCCCGTTCGCGCAATCGCGCCTGCAGTGCGATTTCGGCTCGCAGCCGGCCTCGCCGAACCAGCTGCGCTGGAGCCCGCTGCCGCTGCCGGAACTGCCCACCGACTTCGTCGAAGGGCTGTACACCATGGGCGGCAATGGTTCGCCGGATGCCCACGCCGGCGTCGGCATTCATCTGTATGCCGCGAACCGGGACATGGTTGGCCGCTACTTCTACGATGCCGACGGCGAACTGCTGATCGTGCCCCAGCTGGGTGGCCTGCGCCTGCTGACCGAGCTGGGCGTGATCGAGATCGAACCGCAGCAGATCGCGGTGATTCCGCGTGGCGTGCGCTTCCGCGTCGAGCTGCCTGATGGCCCGAGCCGGGGCTACATCTGCGAGAACTACGGCGCCCTGCTGAAGCTACCCGATCTGGGGCCGATCGGCGCCAACGGCCTGGCCAATCCGCGCGACTTTGAAACCCCGCATGCGGCCTTCGAGGACCTCGACGGTGAGTTCGAACTGATCGCCAAGTTCGAAGGACGCCTGTGGCGCGCGCCGATCGACCATTCGCCGCTGGACGTGGTCGCCTGGCACGGCAATTACGCGCCGTACCGCTACGATCTGCGCCGCTTCAACACCCTCGGTTCGATCAGCTACGACCACCCGGACCCGTCGATCTTCCTGGTACTGCATTCGCCCAGCGACACAGCAGGGACCAGCAACATGGATTTCGCCATCTTCCCGCCGCGCTGGCTGGTGGCGCAGAACACCTTCCGGCCACCGTGGTTCCACCGCAACATCGCCAGCGAGTTCATGGGCCTGGTGCACGGTGCCTACGATGCCAAGGCCGAAGGCTTCGTGCCGGGCGGCGCCTCCCTGCACAACTGCATGAGCGGCCACGGACCGGATGCACCGACCTTCGACAGGGCCTCCAGTGCCGATCTGTCCAAGCCTGACGTGGTCAAGGACACCATGGCCTTCATGTTCGAGACCCGCGCGGTGATCCGCCCGACCGCCCAGGCGCTTGATGCCGGGCACCGGCAGGCCGATTACCAGCAGTGCTGGGCAGGGTTGCGCAACAACTTCCGATGA
- the hppD gene encoding 4-hydroxyphenylpyruvate dioxygenase has product MNTAVQPSSHPNPGMQVTTFENPMGIDGFEFVEFAAPAGRGQELHDYFRRMGFTAVLRHKQRPITVYRQGDVNFLVNEDPDSFAADFAEKHGPCACGFAIRFKKPGQEVYQTALGNGAEAIGFKPDSKAVGAPVIKGIGDCMLYLVDRYGSAGSIYDGDYEPIAGVDQHPVGFGLTFIDHLTHNLYFGNMQQWSDYYERLFNFREIRYFDIKGLKTGLVSKAMTAPDGIVRIPLNESSDPKSQINEYLDAYKGEGIQHIACFTENIYETVEAMRAQGVDFLDTPDTYFDVIDQRVPNHGEDVPRLAKNKILIDADPETHQRKLLQIFTQNCIGPIFFEIIQRKGNEGFGEGNFTALFESIERDQIRRGVL; this is encoded by the coding sequence ATGAATACCGCAGTCCAGCCCTCCTCGCATCCCAATCCGGGCATGCAGGTCACCACCTTCGAGAACCCGATGGGCATCGATGGTTTCGAGTTCGTCGAGTTTGCTGCCCCGGCCGGCCGCGGCCAGGAGCTGCACGACTACTTCCGCAGGATGGGCTTCACGGCGGTGCTCAGGCACAAGCAGCGTCCGATTACCGTCTATCGCCAGGGCGACGTCAACTTCCTGGTCAATGAAGACCCGGATTCGTTCGCTGCCGACTTCGCCGAAAAGCATGGTCCGTGCGCCTGCGGCTTCGCCATCCGCTTCAAGAAGCCGGGCCAGGAGGTCTACCAGACCGCGCTGGGCAACGGTGCCGAGGCCATCGGCTTCAAGCCGGACAGCAAGGCGGTCGGCGCGCCGGTCATCAAGGGCATCGGTGACTGCATGCTGTACCTGGTCGACCGCTATGGCAGCGCCGGCAGCATCTACGACGGCGACTACGAGCCGATCGCCGGCGTCGATCAGCATCCGGTGGGCTTCGGCCTGACCTTCATCGACCACCTGACCCACAACCTGTACTTCGGCAACATGCAGCAGTGGTCGGACTACTACGAGCGGCTGTTCAACTTCCGCGAGATCCGCTACTTCGACATCAAGGGCCTGAAGACCGGCCTGGTGTCCAAGGCCATGACCGCGCCGGACGGCATCGTGCGCATTCCGCTCAACGAATCGTCCGATCCGAAGAGCCAGATCAACGAATACCTGGACGCCTACAAGGGCGAGGGCATCCAGCACATCGCCTGTTTCACCGAGAACATCTACGAGACCGTCGAGGCGATGCGTGCGCAGGGCGTGGATTTCCTCGACACACCGGACACCTACTTCGACGTGATCGACCAGCGCGTGCCGAACCATGGCGAGGACGTGCCGCGCCTGGCGAAGAACAAGATCCTCATCGACGCCGATCCGGAAACCCACCAGCGCAAGCTGCTGCAGATCTTCACCCAGAACTGCATCGGCCCGATCTTCTTCGAGATCATCCAGCGCAAGGGTAATGAAGGTTTCGGCGAAGGCAACTTCACTGCGCTGTTCGAGAGCATCGAGCGCGACCAGATCCGCCGCGGCGTGCTGTAA
- a CDS encoding MarR family winged helix-turn-helix transcriptional regulator: MSPADPASTRLRASHVLLDLEQFLPYRLSVLSNRVSGNIAKLYGDRYGLAIPEWRVITILALYPGSSASEVSDRTAMDKVAVSRAVARLLERGFIKRETHGDDRRRSVLALSAAGFEVYETIAPLVIEITRKLMSVLSEEEEQLLETLILRLAGDGLERMGEGV, from the coding sequence ATGAGCCCCGCCGATCCCGCTTCGACACGCCTGCGTGCATCGCACGTCCTGCTCGACCTGGAACAGTTCCTGCCCTACCGGCTGAGCGTGCTGTCCAACCGGGTCAGCGGCAACATCGCCAAGCTGTACGGTGATCGCTACGGTCTGGCCATTCCGGAATGGCGGGTCATCACCATCCTGGCGCTGTATCCCGGGTCGTCGGCCAGCGAGGTCTCCGACCGCACGGCGATGGACAAGGTGGCGGTCAGCCGCGCGGTGGCGCGCCTGCTCGAGCGTGGCTTCATCAAGCGCGAGACCCATGGCGACGACCGTCGCCGCTCGGTCCTGGCCCTGTCGGCAGCGGGCTTCGAGGTGTACGAGACCATCGCGCCGCTGGTGATCGAGATCACCCGCAAGCTGATGTCGGTGCTGAGCGAGGAGGAGGAACAGCTGCTGGAGACGCTGATCCTGCGCCTGGCGGGCGATGGCCTGGAACGGATGGGCGAAGGCGTCTGA